One window of the Haloarcula halobia genome contains the following:
- a CDS encoding universal stress protein, whose translation MLSRVLVPMADPKMGERALRYALEAHPDADITVLHVVGEPSAMFGRATSIALADDVEATAREYAREVLDHAEAVAAEYDADVDTEVRTGRPGRAIVTRAEDFDTVVIGSHAGKFVDRLFVGNVARTVFQRCPVPVTVVR comes from the coding sequence ATGCTCTCGCGTGTTCTCGTTCCCATGGCCGACCCGAAGATGGGCGAGCGAGCGCTCCGGTACGCACTCGAGGCCCACCCGGACGCGGACATCACCGTCCTCCACGTGGTCGGCGAACCGTCCGCGATGTTCGGCCGGGCGACCAGCATCGCGCTGGCAGACGACGTCGAGGCGACCGCCCGGGAGTACGCCCGCGAGGTCCTCGACCACGCCGAGGCGGTCGCTGCCGAGTACGACGCCGACGTCGACACCGAGGTCCGGACCGGCCGGCCGGGGCGGGCCATCGTCACCCGGGCCGAGGACTTCGATACGGTCGTCATCGGCAGCCACGCCGGCAAGTTCGTCGACCGCCTGTTCGTTGGCAACGTCGCCAGGACCGTCTTCCAGCGGTGTCCGGTCCCCGTCACCGTCGTCAGGTGA
- a CDS encoding glutamine amidotransferase, protein MERPDGVVAETVDGDHPVTEAIDGEWPDFLGYNRFTVDDDATELARLDEDPLLAVGPHGEGRSAAFASDCAPHWGPTEFVEWEHYPTLWASLVGWLAGE, encoded by the coding sequence GTGGAGCGACCCGACGGCGTCGTCGCGGAGACGGTCGACGGCGACCACCCGGTGACGGAAGCCATCGACGGGGAGTGGCCCGACTTCCTGGGCTACAACCGGTTCACCGTCGACGACGATGCCACCGAACTGGCCCGCCTGGACGAGGACCCACTGCTCGCCGTCGGACCCCACGGCGAGGGGCGGTCGGCGGCGTTCGCGAGCGACTGTGCGCCCCACTGGGGCCCGACCGAGTTCGTCGAGTGGGAGCACTACCCGACGCTGTGGGCTTCGCTCGTCGGCTGGCTGGCCGGCGAGTGA
- a CDS encoding glutamine amidotransferase codes for MSDGSALLVGESWHTVEYHTKRFVTFSSASYTEAIDHVQAALEADGVTTTGWSDPTASSRRRSTATTR; via the coding sequence GTGAGTGACGGTAGCGCACTGCTCGTCGGCGAGTCCTGGCACACGGTCGAGTACCACACGAAGAGGTTCGTCACCTTCTCGAGTGCCTCCTACACCGAGGCCATCGACCACGTCCAGGCAGCCCTCGAGGCCGACGGCGTCACGACGACCGGGTGGAGCGACCCGACGGCGTCGTCGCGGAGACGGTCGACGGCGACCACCCGGTGA
- the pdxA gene encoding 4-hydroxythreonine-4-phosphate dehydrogenase PdxA, producing the protein MSESPPILGITMGDPAGIGPEVIAKGYPRLREFSRPVVVGDADVLADAIAICEADLTVDPVESVADAEFAPDAIPVLDLDNVTDLVRGEVAQANGEASLAYIERAIELAKAGDIDAITTAPINKQATKLAGSTYAGHTGMLADYTDTDDYAMMLVEDELRVTHVSTHVPLREACDLVSQERVLTTVRLTADALRDLGVDSPTIGVAGLNPHASDGGLLGDEDDAEIAPAVEQAREEGIDAVGPESPDTVYVRAARGAFDCVVSMYHDQGHIPIKMLGFAGGAAVSGVNVTIGLPIVRTSVDHGTAFDIAGEGIASEQSLVDAAQVAVEMATDTA; encoded by the coding sequence ATGAGTGAGTCTCCCCCGATACTCGGTATCACCATGGGTGACCCCGCGGGCATCGGCCCCGAGGTCATCGCGAAGGGCTACCCGCGGCTCCGCGAGTTCAGCCGCCCGGTCGTCGTCGGCGACGCGGACGTCCTGGCCGACGCGATTGCCATCTGCGAGGCGGACCTGACCGTCGACCCGGTCGAGTCCGTCGCCGACGCGGAGTTCGCACCCGACGCGATTCCGGTGCTGGACCTCGACAACGTCACCGACCTCGTCCGGGGCGAGGTGGCCCAGGCCAACGGCGAGGCCAGCCTCGCGTACATCGAGCGCGCCATCGAACTGGCGAAAGCCGGCGACATCGACGCCATCACGACCGCGCCGATAAACAAGCAGGCGACGAAGCTCGCCGGGAGCACCTACGCGGGCCACACCGGCATGCTCGCCGACTACACGGACACCGACGACTACGCGATGATGCTCGTCGAGGACGAACTGCGCGTCACCCACGTGAGTACCCACGTCCCGCTGCGGGAGGCCTGCGACCTCGTCAGCCAGGAGCGCGTCCTGACGACGGTTCGCCTGACCGCCGACGCGCTGCGGGACCTCGGCGTCGACTCGCCGACGATCGGGGTCGCCGGCCTCAACCCCCACGCCAGCGACGGCGGCCTGCTCGGTGACGAAGACGACGCCGAGATAGCGCCCGCGGTCGAGCAGGCCCGCGAGGAGGGCATCGACGCCGTCGGGCCCGAATCACCCGACACGGTCTACGTCCGCGCGGCCCGCGGCGCGTTCGACTGCGTCGTCTCGATGTACCACGACCAGGGCCACATCCCCATCAAGATGCTCGGCTTCGCCGGCGGGGCCGCCGTCTCCGGGGTCAACGTGACCATCGGCCTCCCCATCGTCCGGACCAGCGTCGACCACGGCACCGCCTTCGACATCGCTGGCGAGGGCATCGCCTCCGAACAGAGCCTCGTCGACGCCGCGCAGGTCGCCGTCGAGATGGCCACCGACACGGCCTGA
- a CDS encoding DUF362 domain-containing protein produces the protein MPLGVPDPEHLATANDVTADDLPRFAPASVEWDVTEIDDVRAAGRDAVGEFVDLDSLPAGASIAVTAGSRGIHDFPEMIAGVVEALQARGFEPFVFPSMGSHGGATAEGQREVLADLGMTEDSLGCPIRSSMDVAVVGTCDGSPVYADRLATDADGIVVANRVKPHTDFSDRIESGLCKMAVIGMGKHRGAEMMHNAALKGDMGAEIRARAEVLFEELPVVGGVALVENAHDRATHVEGIPTDEILDREPELLELAYEELPTLPVDELDLLIVDEMGKEVSGTGMDTNVLGRTYFQGEVEPDRPTYTRVYVRSLTPPSHGNGLGIGLADVVHQDLVRELDLGDTYVNIATSGETKRAKIPLVVPDDESALLLSPSITGTPDPEALRVARIPNTMEPGHLLVSEAVVPELEAHEDVTVGELRDLSLEDGDLASEDY, from the coding sequence ATACCTCTCGGGGTACCCGACCCGGAGCACCTCGCGACGGCCAACGACGTGACCGCCGACGACCTGCCGCGGTTCGCGCCGGCCAGCGTCGAGTGGGACGTCACCGAGATCGACGACGTCCGGGCGGCCGGCCGGGACGCGGTCGGCGAGTTCGTCGACCTCGATTCGCTCCCGGCGGGCGCCAGCATCGCCGTCACCGCGGGCAGTCGGGGCATCCACGACTTCCCCGAGATGATCGCGGGCGTCGTCGAGGCACTGCAAGCGCGGGGTTTCGAACCCTTCGTCTTCCCGTCGATGGGGAGCCACGGGGGCGCGACGGCCGAGGGCCAGCGCGAGGTGCTCGCCGACCTCGGGATGACCGAGGACTCGCTTGGCTGTCCCATCCGGTCGTCGATGGACGTCGCCGTGGTCGGGACCTGCGACGGGAGTCCGGTCTACGCCGACCGCCTGGCCACGGACGCCGACGGCATCGTCGTCGCCAACCGGGTCAAGCCACACACGGACTTCAGCGACCGCATCGAGTCCGGTCTCTGTAAGATGGCCGTCATCGGGATGGGGAAACACCGGGGCGCGGAGATGATGCACAACGCCGCGCTGAAAGGCGACATGGGCGCGGAGATACGCGCACGGGCCGAGGTGCTCTTCGAGGAACTCCCGGTCGTCGGCGGCGTCGCCCTCGTGGAGAACGCCCACGATCGGGCCACCCACGTCGAGGGGATCCCGACCGACGAGATACTCGACCGCGAACCCGAGCTGCTGGAGCTGGCCTACGAGGAGCTCCCGACCTTGCCCGTCGACGAGCTGGACCTGCTGATCGTCGACGAGATGGGCAAGGAGGTCAGCGGCACCGGCATGGACACCAACGTCCTCGGACGGACGTACTTCCAGGGCGAGGTCGAACCCGACCGGCCGACCTACACCCGGGTCTACGTCCGGTCGCTCACCCCGCCCTCACACGGCAACGGCCTCGGCATCGGCCTCGCCGACGTGGTCCACCAGGACCTCGTGCGCGAGCTGGACCTGGGCGACACGTACGTCAACATCGCCACGAGCGGGGAGACCAAGCGGGCGAAGATTCCGCTCGTGGTCCCCGACGACGAGAGCGCACTCCTCCTCTCACCGTCGATAACGGGCACGCCGGACCCCGAGGCGTTGCGCGTCGCCCGCATCCCGAACACGATGGAGCCGGGCCACCTGCTCGTCTCCGAGGCGGTGGTTCCGGAACTGGAAGCACACGAGGACGTGACGGTCGGCGAACTGCGGGACCTCTCGCTCGAGGACGGGGACCTCGCGTCCGAGGACTACTGA
- a CDS encoding secondary thiamine-phosphate synthase enzyme YjbQ has product MQIHKHTVAVESTDRFDIQNVTPEVTAAVEELDVENGIVWASTPHTSAALSTNEFEEKLLFDLKQHFIEMAPPDDGYYHDLDHINRGEQPNAHAHIISAMIKRPVLTLLEDGELDLGTWEAVMLFELCGPREREVDVVVLE; this is encoded by the coding sequence ATGCAGATACACAAGCACACAGTCGCCGTCGAGAGCACGGACCGGTTCGACATCCAGAACGTCACGCCGGAGGTCACCGCCGCCGTCGAGGAACTCGACGTCGAGAACGGCATCGTCTGGGCGTCGACGCCACACACCTCCGCGGCGCTGTCGACCAACGAGTTCGAGGAGAAGCTGCTCTTCGACCTGAAACAGCACTTCATCGAGATGGCCCCGCCGGACGACGGCTACTACCACGACTTAGACCACATCAACCGCGGCGAGCAACCGAACGCCCACGCACACATCATCTCGGCGATGATCAAGCGGCCGGTCCTCACCCTGCTAGAGGACGGCGAACTCGACCTCGGGACCTGGGAGGCCGTGATGCTGTTCGAGCTCTGCGGGCCCCGCGAGCGGGAGGTGGACGTCGTTGTCCTCGAGTGA
- a CDS encoding HalOD1 output domain-containing protein — MSSPESNHLCNRAPVVEVTYHPTSDRTPLEAIVLGLTEASDVDPTEFPPLQHSIDLDAINQLFAGDSKGENRDAVLSFTVENWLVFVRADGTIRICDRRQPMQPAPVFDATLAETPR, encoded by the coding sequence GTGAGCTCCCCCGAATCGAACCACCTCTGTAACCGCGCTCCGGTCGTCGAAGTCACCTACCACCCGACGAGCGACCGGACCCCGCTCGAGGCCATCGTCCTGGGTCTCACCGAGGCGTCGGACGTCGATCCGACCGAGTTCCCGCCCCTCCAGCACTCCATCGACCTCGACGCCATCAACCAGCTCTTCGCGGGCGATTCGAAAGGTGAGAACCGGGACGCCGTCCTCAGTTTCACCGTCGAGAACTGGCTGGTCTTCGTCCGCGCCGACGGCACGATACGCATCTGTGACCGCCGGCAACCGATGCAGCCGGCCCCCGTGTTCGACGCCACCCTCGCCGAGACGCCGCGCTAG
- a CDS encoding DUF7260 family protein codes for MPATTQPRIERALEILDSEITLATDERAAFRRFRARLTSIDPAASATPSSVGAGGGTITLGGGDPAASEGIRAVRSAYRETVMATPHFEREYDESLRANVAAELGAEVAAQIADGTRLTPVLYGALERGSEQAILERTEFLRVLERERESLRAIRDALDDCEREAHALSEAVTDAADSAELGRIDERLVALEGECADLAERRQACLHGRTVGSFSGIDADSLVEFLYEECEATCPGLAAITDCLSSIRAIRQRCLR; via the coding sequence ATGCCAGCGACCACACAGCCACGAATCGAGCGCGCCCTCGAGATTCTGGACAGCGAGATAACGCTCGCCACCGACGAGCGGGCGGCCTTCCGTCGGTTCCGTGCCAGACTGACGAGCATCGACCCTGCAGCGTCCGCCACGCCGTCGTCGGTCGGGGCCGGCGGCGGGACGATAACGCTCGGCGGCGGCGACCCAGCTGCCTCGGAGGGCATCCGGGCCGTCCGGAGCGCGTACCGCGAGACCGTGATGGCCACGCCGCACTTCGAGCGAGAGTACGACGAGTCCCTCCGGGCGAACGTGGCGGCCGAACTCGGTGCCGAGGTGGCGGCCCAAATCGCAGACGGCACCCGTCTCACGCCGGTGCTCTACGGGGCCCTCGAGCGGGGGAGCGAGCAGGCGATCCTCGAGCGGACCGAGTTCCTGCGGGTGCTCGAGCGCGAACGCGAGTCCCTCCGTGCGATTCGGGACGCGCTCGACGACTGCGAGCGCGAGGCTCACGCGCTCAGCGAGGCAGTGACGGACGCGGCCGACAGCGCCGAACTCGGCCGCATCGACGAACGGCTGGTGGCGCTCGAAGGCGAGTGTGCGGACCTGGCCGAGCGGCGCCAGGCGTGCCTCCACGGCCGGACGGTCGGGTCGTTCTCGGGCATCGACGCCGACAGCCTCGTCGAGTTCCTCTACGAGGAATGCGAGGCGACCTGTCCGGGCCTTGCCGCCATCACGGACTGTCTCTCCTCCATCCGGGCCATCCGTCAGCGCTGTCTCCGATGA
- a CDS encoding rhamnulokinase: MSHRLAIDVGSSSVKIHAGSLTDGELTFEPVTRLDNETTWEDGRHVWDVPALTEGLREGIAAANEAYGDIASVGIDATALDFGLLADGELLRNPYFYRDPSLWSELDRTTARCSARRAFHLTGYNGAPGPIHYQYNEAPDLFEDADTIVPLPQLLGHELGGTAETERSYAMTLQVFDIRSETWADELIEALGLPRDLFADPVPAGTVAGSVDPTGPDGVEPDIVLPPSHDTASAVGALPLTETNNAWLCTGSWFIPGLELPDPIVTDAVYDAGGSNEVGVEGRVRFMRNLPGFSLLEHCRDEWRETGQTYEYEPLLDRVAEPDADVPVIDIRSDEFLDAQFDGDVRSRVRDVCERTGQTPPEDEFETTNCLLVSLAAGSALVLDRLLSVADERVDRIHLGGGGVRNEPFCQLFASAIGRPVHAGPTEATALGNLLVQLRAGDEVPDIEAGRELVAEQFPVTEYEPQNQATWDRIRDRVESLEA; the protein is encoded by the coding sequence ATGTCACACCGTCTGGCCATCGACGTCGGGAGCAGCAGCGTCAAGATCCACGCCGGGTCGCTCACCGACGGCGAGCTCACCTTCGAACCGGTGACACGACTCGACAACGAGACGACGTGGGAGGACGGTCGCCACGTCTGGGACGTCCCGGCGCTGACCGAGGGCCTGCGCGAGGGCATCGCGGCCGCGAACGAAGCGTACGGCGACATCGCCTCGGTCGGCATCGACGCGACGGCGCTGGACTTCGGGCTGCTGGCCGACGGCGAACTGCTCCGGAACCCCTACTTCTATCGGGACCCGTCGCTGTGGTCGGAGCTGGACCGGACCACCGCCCGCTGTTCGGCGCGCCGGGCGTTCCACCTGACCGGCTACAACGGGGCGCCGGGGCCCATCCACTACCAGTACAACGAGGCGCCCGACCTGTTCGAGGACGCCGACACCATCGTCCCGCTCCCGCAGCTGCTCGGCCACGAGCTCGGCGGAACCGCCGAGACCGAGCGGTCCTACGCGATGACGCTCCAGGTGTTCGACATCCGGTCGGAGACGTGGGCCGACGAGCTCATCGAGGCGCTGGGCCTGCCCCGCGACCTGTTTGCCGACCCGGTCCCCGCCGGGACCGTCGCCGGCTCGGTCGACCCGACGGGTCCGGACGGCGTCGAACCCGACATCGTGCTCCCGCCGAGCCACGACACCGCCTCGGCGGTCGGGGCGCTACCCCTGACGGAGACGAACAACGCCTGGCTGTGCACCGGGTCGTGGTTCATCCCGGGGCTGGAACTGCCCGACCCCATCGTCACCGACGCGGTGTACGACGCCGGCGGGTCGAACGAGGTGGGCGTCGAAGGACGGGTCCGGTTCATGCGGAACCTGCCGGGATTCAGCCTGCTCGAGCACTGCCGGGACGAGTGGCGCGAGACCGGGCAGACCTACGAGTACGAACCGCTGCTCGACCGGGTGGCGGAACCCGACGCCGACGTCCCGGTAATCGACATCCGCAGCGACGAGTTCCTCGACGCCCAGTTCGACGGCGACGTCCGGTCCCGCGTCCGGGACGTCTGCGAGCGGACCGGCCAGACCCCGCCCGAAGACGAGTTCGAGACGACGAACTGCCTGCTCGTGAGTCTGGCCGCGGGGTCGGCGCTCGTGCTGGACCGCCTGCTGTCGGTCGCCGACGAGCGCGTCGACCGGATCCACCTCGGCGGTGGCGGCGTCCGGAACGAGCCGTTTTGCCAGCTGTTCGCCTCGGCCATCGGGCGCCCCGTCCACGCGGGCCCGACGGAGGCGACGGCGCTGGGGAACCTCCTCGTCCAGTTGCGGGCCGGCGACGAGGTCCCCGACATCGAGGCGGGCCGGGAGCTCGTCGCCGAGCAGTTCCCGGTGACCGAGTACGAACCGCAGAACCAGGCGACGTGGGACAGGATCCGGGACCGCGTCGAGTCGCTCGAGGCGTGA
- a CDS encoding VOC family protein produces the protein MSDSEQAYPRVMGHVGLAVSDIEAAFEWYQDVLGFTPVMEPDTVEAGEGHFGKLAQDAIGKDFGEMKIAHMATGDHVGFELFEFEGVEQNDPDPTEAGLSHFCVQDPNIEAKVEEIVAAGGEQLSSKVWKIFPEEPEYKMCYCADPWGNILELHSRGYEHMHANKA, from the coding sequence ATGTCTGATTCCGAACAGGCCTACCCGCGCGTGATGGGACACGTCGGGCTGGCCGTCAGCGACATCGAGGCGGCATTCGAGTGGTACCAGGACGTGCTCGGCTTCACGCCGGTCATGGAACCCGACACCGTCGAGGCTGGCGAGGGCCACTTCGGGAAGCTGGCCCAGGACGCCATCGGCAAGGACTTCGGCGAGATGAAGATCGCCCACATGGCGACCGGCGACCACGTCGGGTTCGAGCTGTTCGAGTTCGAGGGCGTCGAGCAGAACGACCCGGACCCGACGGAGGCCGGCCTCTCCCATTTCTGTGTCCAGGACCCCAACATCGAGGCGAAGGTCGAGGAGATCGTCGCGGCCGGCGGCGAGCAACTGTCCTCGAAGGTCTGGAAGATATTCCCCGAGGAACCCGAGTACAAGATGTGCTACTGTGCGGACCCGTGGGGGAACATCCTCGAACTCCACTCCCGGGGCTACGAGCACATGCACGCGAACAAGGCCTGA
- a CDS encoding triose-phosphate isomerase, protein MTREHNLTYPYFQINFKIYPGTGGEEGLEFARMIERVESETAANFVLTPQVPDLRMIATETDLTVTTPVVHSAEPGRGIGKILPETIREAGAQGAVINHAENRDTIADVERKIERCREADVDSIVCVDSVEMGRAVAAFDPDSLVFEKPGDISTDRAITQTHPDRVRAFVAAIDEANPRTTVLVGGGISTAEDVRLAFEQGADATGAASAISLADDPEARLRAIAETFE, encoded by the coding sequence ATGACCCGCGAGCACAACCTGACCTACCCCTACTTCCAGATCAACTTCAAGATCTACCCGGGGACCGGCGGCGAGGAAGGCCTCGAGTTCGCGCGGATGATCGAACGGGTCGAGTCGGAGACGGCCGCGAACTTCGTGCTTACCCCCCAGGTGCCCGACCTCCGGATGATCGCGACCGAGACGGACCTGACCGTGACGACGCCCGTGGTCCACAGCGCGGAACCGGGCCGCGGCATCGGGAAGATACTGCCCGAGACCATCCGTGAGGCCGGCGCGCAGGGCGCGGTGATCAACCACGCCGAGAACCGCGACACGATCGCGGACGTCGAGCGGAAGATCGAACGCTGTCGCGAGGCGGACGTAGACTCCATCGTCTGTGTCGACAGCGTCGAGATGGGGCGGGCCGTCGCGGCCTTCGACCCCGACTCGCTCGTCTTCGAGAAGCCAGGCGACATCTCGACCGACCGCGCCATCACCCAGACCCACCCCGACCGCGTCCGGGCGTTCGTCGCGGCCATCGACGAGGCGAACCCCCGGACCACGGTCCTGGTCGGCGGCGGCATCTCGACGGCCGAGGACGTCCGTCTGGCCTTCGAGCAGGGCGCCGACGCCACCGGCGCGGCCTCGGCCATCTCGCTGGCCGACGACCCCGAGGCGCGACTGCGCGCCATCGCCGAGACGTTCGAGTGA
- a CDS encoding response regulator: MSRRIRVVDDDPGLRSLYAALLEGQYDVETATDGDEALAAVDDGIGAVRLDRQMPGRSGDEVLACLRRPRGPGASRRPVVPPVLPRGRRDGPRQRRRRRPAERGGGRGQPAATGAGARQPVRTRSPGPGQHSPSEQV, translated from the coding sequence ATGTCGCGGCGGATACGCGTCGTCGACGACGATCCGGGCCTGAGGTCGCTATACGCCGCCTTGTTGGAGGGACAGTACGACGTCGAGACAGCGACGGATGGCGACGAGGCGCTGGCGGCCGTCGATGACGGCATCGGGGCCGTCCGTCTCGACCGGCAGATGCCGGGCCGGTCGGGCGACGAGGTGCTCGCGTGTCTGCGTCGCCCGCGAGGCCCTGGAGCGTCCCGTCGTCCGGTCGTTCCTCCAGTACTACCTCGGGGCCGCCGAGACGGACCTCGTCAGCGACGTCGGCGACGTCCCGCTGAACGCGGAGGCGGCCGCGGCCAACCGGCGGCGACTGGAGCGGGTGCTCGCCAGCCAGTGAGAACGCGCTCGCCGGGGCCCGGTCAGCACTCGCCCAGCGAACAGGTGTGA
- a CDS encoding four-carbon acid sugar kinase family protein — MNANVHLVTIVADDLTGTLDTAQGFAVRGHETAVVPVPADGHGDATPASPVVGVNTDSRYADAERAAPAVRDVVESVPAETVYKKVDSTLRGNIGAETDAALAASGAPAALVAPAFPEAGRTTEAGRHYVHGTPLDETEYADDEKGASSAAVPALFEGFGRRVEHVPASDVEAGAERVRERLDAAIAAAEHAPVVVCDARDEDDLSTIARAGAERDPLYVGSGGLAKHVHVPDPEAEVRAGPEPGAGAPLGVVGSVSETTLTQLDALPEAAIVELDPSAVLTPGPAEAAVERASERLASGRPAVVTAATGEDAVERTVAVGRDRGLSDAEIRERVATGLAATGAAVVRAEAPAGLFYTGGDVAVAGLRALDAAVVELAGEAVETGIPLGWVADGDAAGTRLATKAGGFGERETIVNCLEALAGNDE, encoded by the coding sequence GTGAACGCGAACGTGCACCTCGTGACGATTGTCGCCGACGACCTGACCGGGACGCTGGACACGGCACAGGGGTTCGCGGTGCGGGGACACGAGACGGCCGTCGTCCCGGTCCCGGCCGACGGGCACGGCGACGCGACGCCGGCGTCGCCGGTGGTCGGGGTCAACACCGACAGCAGGTACGCCGACGCCGAGCGCGCGGCCCCGGCGGTGCGGGACGTGGTCGAGTCGGTGCCCGCCGAGACGGTCTACAAGAAGGTCGACTCGACGCTCCGGGGGAACATCGGGGCCGAAACCGACGCCGCACTCGCTGCGTCCGGTGCCCCCGCTGCGCTGGTCGCTCCGGCGTTCCCCGAGGCGGGGCGGACGACCGAGGCCGGGCGCCACTACGTCCACGGGACGCCGCTCGACGAGACGGAGTACGCCGACGACGAGAAGGGAGCATCCTCGGCCGCGGTGCCGGCGCTGTTCGAGGGGTTCGGGCGCCGCGTCGAGCACGTGCCCGCGAGCGACGTCGAGGCGGGTGCCGAGCGGGTCCGCGAGCGCCTCGACGCGGCCATCGCGGCCGCCGAGCACGCGCCGGTCGTCGTCTGTGATGCCCGCGACGAAGACGACCTGTCGACCATCGCTCGCGCGGGCGCCGAGCGTGACCCGCTCTACGTCGGCAGCGGCGGCCTGGCCAAACACGTCCACGTTCCCGACCCCGAGGCCGAGGTCAGGGCCGGACCCGAGCCCGGGGCCGGAGCGCCGCTTGGGGTCGTCGGGAGCGTCAGCGAGACGACGCTGACGCAGCTGGACGCACTGCCCGAAGCGGCAATCGTGGAACTGGACCCCTCGGCGGTCCTCACACCGGGCCCCGCCGAGGCGGCCGTCGAGCGGGCGAGCGAGCGCCTCGCCAGCGGCCGGCCCGCCGTCGTGACGGCGGCGACGGGCGAAGACGCCGTCGAGCGAACCGTCGCGGTCGGCCGTGACCGAGGGCTCTCGGACGCCGAGATACGCGAGCGCGTCGCGACCGGCCTGGCAGCGACGGGGGCGGCCGTCGTCCGGGCGGAGGCCCCAGCGGGGCTGTTCTACACCGGTGGCGACGTCGCAGTGGCGGGCCTGCGGGCGCTCGACGCCGCCGTCGTCGAACTCGCCGGCGAGGCCGTCGAGACGGGCATCCCGCTGGGCTGGGTCGCAGACGGCGACGCGGCCGGGACCCGGCTGGCGACCAAGGCTGGCGGGTTCGGCGAGCGAGAGACCATCGTTAACTGCCTGGAGGCGCTCGCGGGGAACGATGAGTGA